A window from Gossypium raimondii isolate GPD5lz chromosome 7, ASM2569854v1, whole genome shotgun sequence encodes these proteins:
- the LOC105804737 gene encoding chromatin modification-related protein EAF1 B isoform X2 encodes MHGCSLGSALLLNAEVDSMGGVVDSGVDIGVKTSLRRAAIEKAQAELRQEYVVREERRRELEFLEKGGNPLDFKFGNAASVSVQSTSLTNQQAEHLVTSDAKGSFAPTASPHGDSVESSGRPGIPAVCEPSSADSLLLFSGENELPEGERKSMNSRKWNTVFPSEQSSRMDGAQNTKESEDSAIFRPYARRNRSKINRDGARSSPKDIVQGRGGHGPCLPAHVASKDVKALTSETNKQKGKNIHCVDATKLTTSDGDLASKMITSDNQFNMAFDGGQATEETTDQSKGDISESKVDVTFSKSLIDDLHKETAQVEADKSPVNLVPAESDLVAGKEQGVSTGLEESPATGTTKAENGTGYNQLNGFGDAKRDEEKPIEGQNSSVAIGMKGLDSVSSCTQNSLRLDVNNDKDVYINPKNVDSNGKLVEQTSEKEESLNLAVGEMARQNSEIKAVDNVAVVLDTYRSVIQNDSLNDSTVKVVEETRSELQNEVSCLSNDEAQRSSHAVSEAEREVSTVPGDNSNSYKENFSSSLPQGKMDNSICEIPDTTLLGITSIAIPDTQASLDNHVKVVDKAHEDSIMEEAGIIEAKRKRIAELSVASLSMENCQKSHWDFVLEEMAWLANDFAQERLWKMTAAAQICRRVTFTLRLQLEEKNQYWKLRKAALILANAVMDFWHSAQLLLNSRDASLGPKNCGYDLVGSQADEVLKNNNAELDMVMEKDTNKEQQQHPGNDNELAIQAYALRFLKYSSSSVPSRQADTAATSDRIFDSSIMDSSWDEHLTEESLFYAVPSGAMETYRRSIEFYLVQTEKIESNVQEVVETSVYDAGAEFPYGNFVYDEDEGETSMYYLPGAFQGSKSSKLNQKKRTMKIMKSYPPARSYEMGSDLPYGNCAQQSTLMGKRPASGLNVGPIPTKRVRTGPRQRVLSLFSCAAAAGGLQAPTKTDASSGDNNSFQDDQSTLNGGFQIEKSTEVESVGNFESQLQNDRAEPPTKAKKKKKTKNLGSAYDEGWQLESTHNELGNYSKKRPESSHFDSNGTSGLFGQHNAKKLKIMKQQLDNTFDITSNGSIPSPVGSQMSNMSNSSKIIRLMHVSDKSRKAKTPKMSAAQPGSSTPWSLLEDQALVVLVHDMGPNWDLVSDAINSTLQLKCIFLKPKECKERYKILMDRSGDGADSADDLMSSQSYPSTLPGIPKGSARQLFQRLQGPVEEETLKSHFEKIILVGKKQHYRRCQHDNQDLKQIVPVHNSHVKSLSEVCPNNLNGGVLTPLDFCDAPASSKDVLPLGYQASSLAISNQGAVGPRLPASGANSSLQGSSNAVLGSNLSSPSATLDASVRDGRFGVPRTSLPADEQHRVQQHNPVLSGRNVQQSKLTLPGAISGSDRGVLMLAGGNGVGMMCGINRNMPMSRPGFQGMVSSTMLNSGSMLSSNLVGMPSPGNMHSGPGSGQGNSTLRPRDTIHMMQPGHSPENQRQMVVPELQLHVQENSQGIAAFNGLTSAYPNQSTPSPVQSYPGHPQKSHGLNNSLQGSNGSQQQAYAMRLAKERQRQQQQQQQQQSHMHQQHQKFAVSNALKPHVRPQTQLPVSSLQSSSQIQSPASTQAVSLSPLTPSTPITPMSLHQQQKNHLVPRGLGRSSRPGASGLNNQIGQQQQRQLQQQQFQQSGRHHPQQRQQTQSQQQAKLLKGAGRGNMQVHQNLSVDPSPLNGLSMASSNQAAEKGEQMMHLMQGQGLYSGSVMSPVQPSKPPVSSQSMNHSQPQKKLLSGAVPPSTKYLQQMAAHSDNSSQVQVSTAPSGHTQSDVHQSVLPAAMGPNCQHLQLQSQSHKKQVNQSQPTVKRMIQQNQQVNSDPSSKSQAEPAQADQQPMSNASLMGTATTMAMPQAAIDSADNVSVVSPSVGPQWKPSESVCDLGLPNVATQVGSMGSPPHPNSARSDSLPSVSQVLGKRQLSGSLPSNGSTDGAQWPQQPQIQQSSTLPPSQQPYQQLQNQHSLLPQQQPLQQQSQQQTLHLQTVQGSLYHRPSNSKLE; translated from the exons ATGCATGGATGCAGCTTGGGATCTGCATTGTTATTAAATGCTGAGGTTGATTCTATGGGAGGGGTTGTTGACAGCGGAGTTGACATTGGTGTCAAGACCTCCCTGCGTAGAGCAGCTATTGAGAAGGCTCAAGCAGAGCTTAG GCAGGAGTATGTTGTTCGTGAGGAAAGGAGAAGGGAACTAGAGTTTCTTGAGAAA GGTGGCAATCCGTTGGATTTCAAATTTGGCAATGCAGCTTCAGTTAGTGTCCAGTCTACTTCTCTCACTAATCAGCAAGCAGAACATTTGGTTACCAG TGATGCAAAAGGTAGTTTTGCACCCACTGCCTCACCTCATGGTGATTCCGTAGAGAGTAGTGGAAGACCAGGGATTCCTGCAGTTTGTGAACCCAGTAGTGCTGACAGTCTCTTACTATTTTCTGGTGAAAATGAGTTGCCTGAAGGTGAAAGGAAGTCTATGAATTCTCGTAAGTGGAATACTGTTTTTCCATCAGAGCAATCTTCTCGAATGGATGGAGCTCAAAATACCAAGGAATCAGAAGATTCTGCTATTTTTCGCCCATATGCTCGAAGGAACAGGTCCAAAATAAATCGAGATGGAGCACGATCTAGTCCAAAAGATATTGTTCAGGGTCGAGGTGGTCATGGCCCTTGTTTACCTGCTCATGTAGCATCGAAGGATGTGAAGGCTTTGACTTCTGAAACAAATAAGCAAAAGGGAAAGAACATACACTGTGTCGATGCCACAAAATTGACAACTTCAGATGGTGATTTGGCTTCAAAGATGATAACTTCTGATAATCAGTTCAACATGGCGTTTGATGGTGGTCAGGCTACAGAAGAAACAACTGATCAATCAAAAGGTGATATATCCGAAAGCAAGGTTGATGTCACATTTTCTAAAAGCTTGATCGATGACCTGCATAAGGAAACTGCTCAAGTTGAGGCTGATAAATCTCCAGTTAACTTGGTTCCTGCAGAGTCTGATCTTGTTGCAGGGAAGGAGCAGGGAGTTTCAACTGGTCTTGAAGAATCACCTGCAACAGGTACAACAAAAGCTGAAAATGGAACTGGTTATAACCAGCTAAATGGGTTTGGTGATGCCAAAAGAGATGAGGAAAAACCAATTGAAGGGCAAAATAGCAGTGTGGCAATAGGGATGAAGGGATTAGATTCAGTGTCCTCTTGCACTCAAAACAGTTTAAGATTAGATGTAAATAATGATAAAGATGtatatataaatccaaaaaatgTTGATTCTAATGGAAAGCTCGTGGAGCAAACATCAGAAAAAGAGGAGTCACTAAACTTAGCTGTTGGTGAAATGGCAAGACAAAACAGTGAGATTAAGGCTGTTGATAATGTTGCTGTTGTTCTTGATACTTATAGATCTGTGATTCAAAATGACTCTCTGAATGATTCTACTGTCAAAGTGGTGGAAGAAACTAGATCTGAATTGCAAAATGAGGTGAGCTGTCTATCCAATGATGAGGCACAACGAAGTAGTCATGCTGTATCAGAAGCTGAAAGGGAAGTTAGTACTGTGCCAGGTGATAATTCTAACTCCTACAAGGAAAACTTTTCGTCTAGTTTGCCTCAAGGTAAAATGGACAACAGTATTTGTGAGATTCCTGACACAACTTTGTTAGGAATAACCTCTATTGCTATTCCTGACACTCAAGCTAGTTTGGATAATCATGTGAAAGTGGTGGACAAGGCACATGAAGATTCCATTATGGAAGAGGCAGGGATTATAGAG GCTAAGCGGAAAAGAATTGCAGAGTTATCTGTTGCTAGCTTATCTATGGAGAACTGCCAAAAATCTCACTGGGACTTTGTTCTTGAGGAAATGGCATGGTTGGCAAATGATTTTGCTCAG GAGCGTCTTTGGAAGATGACTGCTGCTGCTCAAATATGTAGACGTGTTACTTTTACTTTGCGATTGCAACTTGAAGAAAAGAATCAGTATTGGAAACTCAGAAAAGCAGCTTTAATCCTAGCTAATGCTGTCATGGACTTTTGGCATTCAGCACAGTTGCTTCTAAATAGTAGGGATGCAAGTCTTGGTCCAAAAAACTGTGGCTATGATCTAGTGGGATCACAGGCTGATGAAGTTCTTAAGAACAACAATGCAGAACTTGATATG GTTATGGAGAAGGATACAAATAAGGAGCAGCAGCAGCACCCTGGAAATGACAATGAACTTGCTATTCAGGCATATGCtcttagatttttaaaatatagcaGTTCCTCTGTTCCATCACGTCAAGCTGATACAGCAGCAACTTCTGACAGGATATTTGACTCAAGCATTATGGACAGCTCTTGGGATGAACACCTAACTGAA GAAAGCCTCTTCTATGCAGTTCCTTCAGGTGCTATGGAAACCTACCGAAGatctattgaattttatttggtACAGACTGAG AAAATTGAGAGTAACGTGCAAGAGGTGGTTGAAACATCTGTTTATGATGCTGGAGCCG AGTTTCCATATGGCAACTTTGTGTATGATGAGGATGAAGGAGAAACAAGTATGTATTATTTGCCTGGAGCCTTTCAAGGTAGCAAATCGTCAAAACTAAACCAGAAGAAGCGGacaatgaaaattatgaaatcatATCCTCCTGCAAGATCATATGAAATGGGTTCTGATTTGCCTTATGGAAACTGTGCTCAACAATCAACCTTAATGGGTAAAAGGCCTGCAAGTGGTCTAAATGTTGGTCCAATTCCAACGAAACGTGTTCGCACTGGTCCCAGGCAGAGGGTTTTAAGTCTTTTTAGCTGTGCAGCTGCTGCTGGGGGTTTACAAGCTCCAACAAAAACAGATGCTTCTAGTGGAGATAATAATTCTTTTCAGGATGATCAGAGTACTTTGAATGGAGGATTCCAGATCGAGAAAAGCACAGAGGTTGAATCAGTTGGGAACTTTGAAAGTCAGCTACAAAATGACCGTGCAGAACCACCAACAAAagctaaaaagaagaaaaaaaccaaGAATCTT GGTTCTGCATATGATGAGGGTTGGCAACTTGAATCTACTCATAATGAACTG GGGAATTATTCCAAAAAGAGACCTGAGAGTTCTCATTTTGATTCTAATGGAACCAGCG GTTTATTTGGGCAACATAATGCCAAGAAGCTGAAGATAATGAAGCAACAGCTAGATAACACTTTTGACATCACTTCAAATGGATCAATCCCTTCACCAGTAGGGTCCCAGATGAGTAACATGTCCAACTCCAGCAAAATCATCAGATTAATGCATGTTTCTGACAAGAGTAGAAAAGCCAAAACACCCAAg ATGTCTGCTGCTCAGCCTGGTTCTAGTACTCCATGGTCATTACTTGAAGATCAG GCACTTGTTGTCCTTGTACATGACATGGGTCCAAATTGGGATCTCGTAAGTGATGCCATCAACAGTACCCTTCAACTTAAG TGCATATTTCTCAAGCCTAAAGAATGTAAGGAACGCTACAAGATTTTAATGGATAGGAGTGGAGATGGAGCTGACAGTGCTGATGATTTAATGTCTTCTCAGTCATATCCATCCACATTACCTGGCATTCCAAAG GGAAGTGCTAGACAGTTGTTTCAACGTCTGCAAGGGCCAGTAGAAGAGGAGACTCTTAagtctcattttgaaaaaattatacttGTTGGCAAGAAACAGCACTACCGGCGGTGTCAG CATGATAACCAGGATTTGAAGCAGATAGTGCCGGTCCACAATTCTCATGTTAAGTCTCTTTCAGAAGTCTGCCCAAATAACCTAAATGGAGGGGTTCTAAC GCCTCTCGATTTTTGTGATGCCCCTGCATCAAGCAAAGATGTTCTTCCTCTAGGATATCAGGCTAGTAGTTTAGCAATATCGAATCAAGGAGCTGTGGGACCAAGGCTTCCTGCATCTGGAGCAAATTCGTCGCTGCAGGGATCTTCTAATGCGGTTCTTGGCAGTAATTTATCATCACCCTCTGCTACACTCGATGCTTCTGTGAG GGATGGTAGATTTGGTGTTCCAAGAACATCTTTGCCAGCTGATGAGCAGCATAGAGTGCAGCAACATAATCCAGTCTTATCTGGCAGGAATGTCCAGCAGTCCAAATTGACTCTCCCTGGGGCTATTTCTGGGTCAGATCGTGGGGTTCTTATGCTGGCTGGTGGAAATGGTGTGGGCATGATGTGTGGAATAAATAGAAACATGCCAATGTCAAGGCCAGGCTTTCAAGGAATGGTATCATCAACAATGCTAAATTCTGGCAGCATGCTCTCCTCCAATTTGGTGGGAATGCCTAGCCCTGGAAATATGCACTCTGGACCAGGTTCTGGTCAAGGAAACTCTACATTGAGACCTCGGGATACCATTCACATGATGCAA CCTGGTCACAGTCCAGAGAACCAGAGGCAAATGGTGGTACCTGAGCTCCAACTGCACGTTCAAGAGAACAGCCAGGGAATTGCTGCCTTCAATGGGTTGACTTCTGCTTACCCTAATCAATCAACCCCATCGCCTGTTCAGTCATATCCAGGTCATCCCCAGAAGTCCCATGGGCTGAACAACTCTCTTCAGGGTTCTAATGGTTCACAGCAGCAAGCATATGCCATGCGCCTTGCTAAAGAAAGGCAAaggcagcagcagcagcagcagcagcagcagtcTCATATGCATCAGCAACATCAAAAGTTTGCTGTATCTAATGCTTTGAAGCCACATGTCCGACCTCAGACTCAACTTCCCGTATCTTCTCTTCAGAGTAGTTCCCAGATTCAATCTCCAGCTTCAACTCAGGCAGTATCGCTTTCCCCTCTAACACCATCTACGCCAATAACTCCTATGTCATTACATCAGCAACAAAAAAACCACTTGGTGCCTCGTGGGCTTGGTAGGAGTTCCCGACCTGGTGCTAGTGGGTTGAACAATCAGATAGGCCAGCAACAACAGCGGCAGCTTCAACAACAGCAGTTTCAACAATCTGGAAGGCACCACCCTCAGCAACGGCAACAAACACAATCTCAGCAGCAAGCTAAACTTTTGAAGGGAGCAGGGAGGGGGAACATGCAGGTGCATCAGAACCTTTCTGTTGATCCTTCTCCTCTGAATGGCCTTAGCATGGCCTCTAGCAACCAAGCTGCTGAGAAAGGAGAGCAGATGATGCACTTAATGCAAGGTCAGGGCCTGTATTCTGGGTCTGTTATGAGCCCTGTCCAACCATCTAAACCTCCAGTTTCTTCTCAGTCCATGAATCATTCCCAGCCACAGAAAAAGCTACTTTCTGGGGCAGTACCCCCTTCTACAAAGTATCTCCAGCAGATGGCTGCACATTCTGATAATAGTTCTCAAGTTCAGGTTTCCACAGCGCCTTCTGGTCATACACAATCAGATGTGCATCAGTCTGTCCTGCCAGCAGCTATGGGTCCAAACTGCCAGCACTTGCAGCTACAGTCACAATCACATAAAAAGCAAGTTAATCAAAGCCAGCCTACTGTTAAAAGGATGATTCAGCAGAATCAACAAGTGAATTCTGATCCTTCCAGCAAATCTCAAGCTGAGCCAGCCCAAGCTGACCAACAGCCCATGAGTAATGCTTCACTTATGGGTACAGCCACAACAATGGCAATGCCTCAGGCTGCCATTGATTCAGCTGACAATGTATCGGTTGTTTCTCCTTCTGTTGGCCCTCAGTGGAAACCATCAGAATCAGTGTGTGATCTGGGTTTGCCAAATGTGGCCACTCAAGTGGGATCCATGGGGAGCCCTCCTCATCCAAATTCTGCTCGTAGTGATTCGCTACCTTCTGTCAGCCAAGTGTTAGGGAAGAGACAATTATCAGGTAGTCTACCCTCTAATGGGAGTACTGATGGGGCACAGTGGCCACAACAGCCACAGATACAACAATCTTCCACATTGCCACCATCTCAACAACCTTACCAGCAGTTACAAAATCAGCATAGTTTGCTGCCACAACAGCAGCCATTGCAACAGCAGTCGCAACAGCAAACTCTGCATCTACAAACAGTACAGGGAAGCTTGTATCACAGGCCTTCTAATTCTAAGCTGGAATGA